One Elusimicrobiota bacterium DNA segment encodes these proteins:
- the prfB gene encoding peptide chain release factor 2 (programmed frameshift), whose product MLAELKDLTEKLLSKTDELGGIFDIENKTTEITELEKKASQPDFWNNPATAQKIMQTLTNLKSQLEKFKKIKQELTDTDELIAIAVSENDTAVEKDISKTLKKIESEIAEMDIQIKLSGEFDRNSAIVSIHSGAGGTEACDWAEMLLRMYLRWAESKKFSYEVVDSLAGEEAGIKSVTFIVKGEYVYGYLKSEIGVHRLVRISPFDANKRRHTSFASVDVIPEIEDDIKIKIDETDLRIDTYRASGHGGQYLQKTDSAVRITHLPTGIVVQSQNERSQYKNKATAMKLLKAKLYELEQEKKRAQIEKHYDEKGTIAWGNQIRSYVFMPYQLVKDHRTGFETGNVQKVIDGDIDLFIEAYLSQIPAKL is encoded by the exons ATGTTGGCTGAACTAAAAGACCTAACCGAAAAATTGCTTTCTAAAACTGACGAACTC GGAGGTATCTTTGATATTGAAAATAAAACAACCGAGATTACCGAGTTAGAAAAAAAAGCCAGCCAGCCAGATTTCTGGAATAATCCCGCCACCGCACAAAAAATAATGCAAACACTGACCAACCTGAAATCGCAACTGGAAAAATTCAAAAAAATTAAACAGGAACTTACTGATACAGACGAACTTATCGCAATCGCAGTTTCAGAAAATGATACAGCGGTAGAAAAAGATATTTCTAAAACATTGAAAAAAATAGAATCTGAAATCGCAGAAATGGATATACAGATAAAACTGTCAGGTGAGTTTGACAGAAATTCTGCGATTGTCTCAATCCATTCCGGTGCAGGTGGAACCGAAGCGTGTGACTGGGCAGAGATGCTTTTGAGAATGTATCTCAGATGGGCTGAGAGCAAAAAATTCAGTTACGAAGTTGTGGACTCGCTTGCTGGCGAAGAAGCGGGAATAAAATCGGTAACCTTTATTGTTAAAGGCGAATATGTATATGGCTACCTGAAATCAGAAATCGGTGTTCACCGACTTGTCAGAATCTCGCCGTTTGATGCTAATAAAAGAAGACATACTTCGTTCGCATCCGTTGATGTGATTCCTGAAATTGAAGACGATATCAAAATAAAAATTGATGAAACAGATTTGCGTATTGATACATATCGGGCAAGTGGCCATGGTGGTCAGTATCTACAAAAAACGGATTCCGCAGTGCGGATTACACATCTGCCAACAGGAATAGTGGTGCAATCACAAAACGAACGCTCTCAATACAAGAACAAAGCAACCGCGATGAAACTGTTAAAAGCGAAACTTTATGAATTAGAACAAGAAAAAAAACGGGCACAGATAGAAAAACATTACGATGAGAAAGGCACAATTGCCTGGGGTAACCAGATAAGAAGTTATGTTTTTATGCCATACCAGTTAGTAAAAGACCATAGAACTGGTTTTGAAACCGGCAATGTCCAAAAAGTTATAGACGGCGATATTGACCTATTTATAGAAGCATATCTATCACAGATTCCTGCGAAACTTTAG